CCTCCACCTATGGTTTCCGTTTGTCCAGATTTCGGGTTCTCTGGGCGAGCCCGGAGACTGGGCCTCGACAGCCGCGCAGATGGCGTCGAAAGGCCTTTGGCGCCACCTGGCCTCGGCCCCGCGGACTTACAGCCACCGCGAGGCCTCGGTAGGGCCCCTCTCTCAAAGCGTACTAATCGCTCAATAAATAGCTGCTTAATTCATTAAATGTTAGTGTTACTTAAATATCTGCCGACTCCCCCCACGGGACAGCCCATCCTTTCGCAGATGCCCTTCGTCATATGTGGAAATTCGTCCCTAAGGGAGCTTCGCACTGGCCCTCGAACCACCCTAGAGCTGAGCTCCCCTGACAGTCTCTGAAGTGACTGGCTGGTCGAACTCTCGCTGTCCCTCCCCAACAAATCCTGTTCTCAGGGGCGAAAGATCGCCTCTCACCTGGCGACCTAGGGCCAGGTTCCCCCCGCCGCCACCTAGTGCTCCAAAGGCTAGACACCTTCTTTGGGGGGTGTGTTGCGAAAGGGTGGGTTTGGGCGGGGAAGCCCTCAATTAGGAGCTGAAGATCGTAGTTTTTAGAGACAGTTTATCTCAAGCGAGACGCTATCTCAGCTCTCATCTCTACATGTGAAAATACCGGCCTGGAGGGCAGGAGACGCTGAAGTTCCGGGCTAGGAAcccagtaaaatatttttcaaacattagGGCGACACACAGGGAGCAACGCTTGAGGAGGAAGGGAGCTGacaccactgagctccagctgGGCCCTTTGCTTCCTGCCTTCGCTGCCAAACTTGCCCTTGCCCACCTCCGGGCAAATCAGGCCTGGGGAGAGGGATTCTTTCCAGACCACGTTCCAATGCTCATACCCTGGCCACTACAAATGGAAGTAGGATTTAGTGCTAATAATGACTATAATAATAGTGAATGCTTGAAgcacttctgttttttgttttgtttttgtttttgttttttttttgagacggagtttctcttttgttgcccaggctggagtgcaatagcacgatctcagctcactgcaacctccgcctgccgacttcaagcgattctcctgccttagcctcccaagttgctgggattacaggcacccacaaccatgcccagctaatttttgtatttttaatagagacagggtttcaccatgttggtcaggctgctttcGAACTCtttgcctcaggtgatccacctgccttggcctcccgaagtgctgggatttacaggcgtgagccaccatgcctggcctggaagcACTTCTTACATGCCCGGTCCTTTTCTAAGGGCTTTACTTGGCTTGATCCATATAAGATTCATAACAACCAACATGAAGTAAGTGCCATTCTTACCACAATTTACAGAGTAGGAAGCTGAAGGCACATGCCTAAGTGCATTAAGCCGTCTGCCCTAGTTGACCAACTAGTAAATGgaggtttgaacccaggcagaTCCTGTGATCTTTACCTCCTACAACAAAGCCAGTCCATATGTGATAGCCAAGTCTCTAATCAGAAAAtgcccacacctggccagatgcggtggctcacgcctgtaatcccagcacttcgggaggctgaggtgtgcggatcacttgaggtcaggagttcgaggccagcctgaccaacatggtgaaaccttgtctctactgaaaatacaaaaatcagcagggcatgatggcaggctcctgtaatctcagccactcaggaggctgaggcaggagaatagcttgaacctgggaggcggaggttgcagtgagctgagactgcaccactgcactccagcctgggcgacagcgagactccgtctcaaaaaaaagaaaaaaaaaagaagaggcggccaggcgtggtggctcatgccaaaatcccagcagtttgggaggctgaggcgggtagatcactaggtcaggagatcgagaccatcctggctatcacggtgaaaacctgtctctactaaaaatacaaaaaattagccgagcatggctattcaggaagctgaggcaggagaatggcgtgaacatgaacctgggaggcggagcttgcagtgagccgagattggtcactgcactccagcctgggcgacagagctagactccgtctcaaaaaaaaaaaaaaaaaaaaaaaaaaatgaagaggctTGCTGTGCAGGTGCCTGGCTTAGGCAACTGACTGAATATGACtgaatggtagctctattttctgagatggaagaCAGAGAGgagcaggtgggggtgggggtagaaaTTACAGGTTCTGTTCCTGCCATGCTGTGCGTAGCCCATGTCAGGAgagagcagaggcagaggcagctggGGTTTGGGAGCCAGACTTTGCACCACTCCTCAGGCATGAATTCTCCTCTTGAGAACAGTTTAGAACAGAACACTCTGGCTTGGTGTTGACTCCAAGAGAGTCTGAACATGTGACCACCCCGTCTCCCATCAGGAGATCGTGAGCTGAGAGTTGTCCATCAAACACTGGGGTTTCTGGGTCCCTCCTCTTCCTGGCTGTGCAGGCCCAGTGCCCTCCCTCATGAAGTGCAGCTGGGTTTAGAGCCTTGTGACAGTGATCTATTGCATGTAACAAATCACTCCAAAATGTAGTGAATTAAACAAAGATTTATTTCCCCTCATTCTATAGGACAGCAGTCTGGGCTGGGATCAGCTTGGTAGTTCATCTGCTGGTCTCATCTTGGGTCACTCCTGAGGCTCCTGTCATCTATGGCTCAACTGGGCCTACAGTGTCTAAGATGGCCTCGGTCATCCCATATCTGGAGCTGATGCTGGCTCTTGGCTGGGGTCCTCAGTTCTCCACACAGCCTCAAATCTGTCAGGAGGCTTGGCTGGGCATCTTTATAGATGGTGGTCTCAGGATTGcaagagggcaaaggtgaaagcTACAAGAGTCTTTCAGGCCTAGCCTCAGAAGTGGGCCAACATCTCTTCCCTCACATCCCATCGGTCACAACAAATCACAAGTCCAGCCCAGATTTAAAGGAGAAACAGATTCCacctctgtttttccttttctttttttttttttttttgtgggacagagccttgctctgttgcccagcctggagtgcagtggtgtgatctcagctcactgcaacctctgcctcctgggttcaagtgattcgcctgtctcagcttcctgggtagctggaactacaggtacacaccaccatgcccggctaatttttgtatttttagtaaagacagggtttcactatgctggccaggccggtcttgaactcctgaccttaagtggtccacctgcctcggcctcccaaagtggtggaattacaggtgtgagccattgcgcccagcctggtTCCACCTCTTGAAGAGAGGAGTGGTAAAGAATTTGTGGCCATATTTAATCTACTGTAGGCCCGAAGGCCTCCATAAATGATCTGAGCAGCTCACTCTGCCCTGGGAAGGCCCATATCTGACATGCCGCTACCTTCCTCTCTTAAAACAGCACTATAAAGAGCTTGGTGTTCATTTTGCAGATCACTTTACGGGTATCAATCAGTTAGGAATGGCAAATGGCATTTGGCTCAGCGGTCGATTGCATTTTTGAAGATAGCCACTAATATATCTCCCATCCCACATGCTATTCTAACAATGTGACATTGACAAGCCTCCACAGAGAGATGAGATCCTATATTCCCTCCCCTTGAAACTGGGTGGACCTTCACAATAGCCTTGACCGATGGAAAGGGGCAGAAGTGATGCCATGTGACTTCGGAGACTAGATCATAAAGGGAAACACAGCTTTCACCCTCTCAGTACACTTGTTCTTGGAACCTAGCCACCATGTTATGAGGAAAGTCAAGCCACATGGAGGTGCCCTGTGTGGGTGTTCCCACCAACAGCCCAACAGCCCTGGTTAGGCTctcagccctcagccctcagccagCATCAGCCGCCAGACATGTGAGTGAATGAGCGTTCAGATGATTCCAGCCCCAGTGTTTGAGTCTTCCAGCAGAGGCCCTGGATGTCATGGAGCAGAGAAGCCATCCCCATTGTGTCCTATCTGAGTTCTTGACCcacagaagccaggagagagcATAATAATTATTGCTCTTTTAAGCCACTAGGGTTAGGATAATTTGTTATGTGGCAGTAGATAATTAGTAAAAGCTGCCGGTAACAGACAAGAAAAAACAGTGGACTTAAGCAGACTTagagtttatttctctttctcattgAAGTCTAGAGGTAGGCAACCCAAGGGATGACATGGAAACTTGCATGGTGTCATCAAAAGCCCAGGATCTTTTACCTTGTTGCTCTGCTATCTTCAGCACGTGGCTACAATTTTCAAGGTCACTTCCTGCTCCAAGATAGCTGCTGGCATTCCAGCTATCACATACGCATCCCAGGCTGAATGAAGGCTGAAGCAGAGAGGACAAAAATGGCCTTCACCAATACTGCTTCTATTCAAGGGGCATTCTTGGAGATCCCTTCCAGCACCTTCTGTTTATATCTAATATCCTATAATTCAGCCACACAGTCATACCATATATGCCAGGGAGGCTGGAAATATTGCCTTTTAGCTGGGCACATTGCCATCTGCAGCAAAACTGGGGTTCTGTCATCGGGGAAGGGAGGACAATGAATGGATAGTGGGCAGTGGGCAGTTGTTGGCTATGGTGTTAGAGCAGAATGGTGGAAAAAGGGTCTTTCTCATGGCAAGGAGCTGGAACCAGCATGCTGGCCTCCCTACCCGCTGgagcctttttatttatttatttatttatttatttatttatttatttatttttttgagagagagtctcaggTGGAGTGTAggggcacaatttcagctcactgcaacctctggcttttgggttcaagcgattctcctgcctcagcctcctgagtagctgtcacaggtccctgccaccatgcccagctaatttttgtattttttgtagagacagggaggtctcaccatgttggccaggcaggtcttgaactgctgacctcaaatgatctgccagccccagcctcccaaaatgctggaatgacaggcatgagtcactgtgcccagccacccaCTGTAGCCTTCCTGAATGTTTGGGCACCATAGGGTTTTCCACCTAATTTGCTTCTGAATGAGGAATTGATTTCACTCCCAAAGAAGAGAGGCTGTCGGTTAACACACAGGGAGAGCTCTGGTCTTTCACTCCACCCTCCTCACAGAGCCAGCAGGTAGCTGGACTTTTGCTAAATATCCTAAAATGCAGCCTTGACTGTATCACGTCCCTGCCCATCCCCCTTCCATGGTTGCAGATTGCCCAGTTTGCTCCAGTGTACGGACACATTCTAGGGTTTGGCATGGAAGCTACAGCAAAGCCTTCCATGGTTTCTTGCTTCTATCTCCTCGTCACACCTCAGCTCATGCCCGGCAGCCAGGCCTTTGGGCAGCATCCGCTGTCTAAGGCACTGCCTGCCCTGTCTTTGTTTAGGGAAATCCACCCATTCTCCGCACCCTTCCAGGGTCACCACTAGCTGTTATGCCACCTTTGCGTGAATGGGAAAAGGGTCCCCTTTCTCCAAGTGGATGTAGCTCCATGCCAGAGTTTGGGGAGTGGCCTGTAGGCTGGATTCCATGCACACTTGCCCCTTAGCCCACTGCCCTTGCCCAGTGAACCCTCTTTACTGCTGCACATGTGACAATGCCATGTCCAGGAGTCTTTCAGAGCTCCATCAGGGAGTCAGGACCTTCCTTTTCCCTGATGTTTTCTCTGCCTTTGGATTCCATGCCAGCCTGCCCTGGTTTGGGGCTGTCCTTTCCAGCTTTGTGTCCTTCAACCTGCTTCGTGCCCTTTCCCTCAGATTGATAATGTCAGTAGCTGCTGGGGGGCACCGAACTCTTTCTCCCCACTTTGGGGACAAGCCACCACTCTCTTAGCCCTCAGCATGCCCAGCAACAGAATGGAATCCCCCACTGAGCTGGAAGAAGGGCCACCTTGGCAATGCCTTAGCAGTGACCCAGGCCCAGATACCAGATTCAGGGGAGCCAGGTGCTCAGAACGACTCACACTTGAGTCTCAGAGGCCCCAGGCTAGGCAGGGGAGGTTTCCTCTCCTCCGCTTACTTTGTTCCTGGGAACACTGAAGCCCAACTCTGAGTCCCTTCCCAGAACCCCTCATCGTGCCCTGAACCACGGAGGCCCATAATGCTTGCAGCGGTGGCCTCGGACCCAAGACCCAGGAATGCACAGGCCTTCCATTCCATACCTTTATTTAATCTGCATCTTCTCAGCGtcctcccttccccaccacccTTGAGAGGGTGTGGAAGCCTTCGTTGAAAGGGAAGGaactcctctctcctccctggggGAGGGTCAGTGTCCCGTGGGCCAGGACTCATTGATGGGAGAAGCAAGGGCCTGCATGGTGGAGCAAGGACATCATCCAACAGGCTGTGGGCGAGGCCGGGCCCCTCGGATGCCCTCTAGGTCTGGGCCCCACGGATCATCAGGAAAGTGAAGAGTAGATAAGTCCCGGAGGGCAAGGAGAGGGCGTCCCTGGGTGTGTGTGACTGATGGAGGCAGACATGGACTTTGAGAGGCAGGAGCAGAGGCCAGGGGATGTGGGGACCAGATGAGGCCCTGAGAAGGAACCCCAGGTTGTACGGGTAGCTGAATGTGGGAGGAGGGCGCAGTGGACACCAGGCGAAACAGTACAGGTGCATGGGGCAAGGCTGTACTCCAAGAACCAGGCTCCCAGTGGAGGAACAGTACTGCTAGGTCCAATCAGTGACTGGCCCTGAGCAGCGGGCGAAAGGGCAGGCACGGAGGGGCCTATCAGGGGAGGATGGGAATGTTGGGTGAGTAGCAGGGCCAAGGCCAtggtgccaccacagccagctcttCAGCCCCAGGGAAACCAACCTGGCTGGGCATGGCCCCAACCTGCCAATTTGTGCTTCTGCGTCGCTGGGAAGCTCCCAGCATGGCCTCAGCCCCGGCAGGGAAGTGTCCACAGGCAGCCTTTGCTGCAGGCAACAGCTGGCTGCAGGACTCCTCCTCCATCCCAGCCTTTCTGGAagcttcttctcctgccctttgTGAGAGGCCTCCAGGCCAGATCATTGGCCATCTTGGGGGGTGAAGCTATGCTGGGGGCGATTCTTAGGCTCCACTTAGGTGGCCTCCGTTTCCTCCAAAATGACCACGGGTCACTGCATTTTAGTCTGTTTGaggacccccacccccaccctcacccttgCCCCTTGTGTGTGGCTGGTCTGTTTTCCCGCCTGTTTTGGACGACGATCACCCGGGCATCTAAGCCCATGGTGGAATGGTGGGGAGGGGGCTACTCTGGGGGCTGTGGGGGTCTCAGAGCGCACCCTGCCCATCCCCCTGGCAGCCGCTGTCTCCGTGGACAATGAGCACCGGGAAGTAGAGGGCGTCCTCATAGCAGGGCGGGCTCTCGAGGGGTTCTGTGTCCTCTCCACGGCGCCCCAGGGGCCCCCCGCTCAGGCTGCGGAAGACCCCTGGCGTGGCCCGGCCCCCAGCGCCCAGTGAGAGGCGGCTGCGGCTGAAGGGCAGACGGGGCCCGCTGGGCCGGGCGGGGGGCAGCGAGTTGCTGCTGACGGAGCGACGGCAGCGCTGGCAGCCTCTGAGGTAGGCGCCCGAGCCCGCGCCCATGACCAcggcctccgagtagctgggcaCCAACTGCCGGTTGGAGCAGATGTGCCACTCGAGCTCAGTGAAGTCCACTGTGGCCACGCGGGACAGCGGGGGCCCGCTGGGCACGGCCCCGGGCGGGGGCGAGCTGGCGCCGAAGAGCTTCTCCACCTGGTAGTGCACGTGGGCTGTTCCATAGGCGGCCACGACGCGCAGGGGCCACGACAGCGTGGCCGCCGACACGAGCCAGAAGACCCAGGCGCGAGCGTACCAGGGCGGGCTGCGGGGGTCGGCGAAGACCATGAGCGACTCGCGGAAGTCCACGTCCTTCAGGTGCATGCCCTCGCGCGCCTCCAGGTAGTCGTCCAGGCCCTCGTTGGCGCTGAAGAAGCGCGCCCGCTGCGTGAGGTACGAGGCCTCGGCCTCCGCGCTGCCGAAGCTGAAGCACTTGGTGAAGCGCAGCCGCGTGGCCGCGTGCTCCGCCAGCCCCACCAGCTCCTTGGAGACGTCACGGACGCCGTGAGCCGAGTAGTCAAACTCGCCGCGGGCCGTGCGGCTGTCGGCGCGCTCATGGTACACCTGCGTGGTGGTGTAGGCGTCGCCGTTGCGGTAGCGTGTGATCTGGCGGGTGCGCCGCACGTAGTGGTAGCTGGTGGCCTTCCACCAGACGCACGGCGGCGCCTGCTGCAGCCGGCGGATCAGCGCCAGCACCGTGTGGGCGTCGGTGCGTGGCGCCTGGCAGGACCGCACGTGACAGTGCCAGCACTCGGCCAAGTAGAGGAGGTAGAGCAGGGAGACGAAGGCCAGCGGGATGTACAGGTAGCCATCGGAGCAGGGGCTGGCCGGGTAGGTGGGTGGCGGGCCACCGGCTCCCCGGGCCAAGGCAGCCTCGGGCCCCAGGACCAGCCGCGGCACTGTGGCCAGGCGACACCAGGCCACCACGGCCCCGCAGGCGTGGATGAGCAGAGTGAGGAGCAGGCACTTCCAGTGCGACTCGCGGCACAGGGAGCTTCCCAGGGACTGTTTCAGGGGCCGCTGCTGCAGGTGGGCAGAGAAAGGGAAGTCTGTGTCAGGTGGGGCCATCAGTGGGGCCTGCCACTTTGCTTAACCCAGCTGAGGGAGGTGATACCGtgagccccattttacagaggaggaaactgaggctcagagggatgAGCAGCTTGCTCCAGGCTTCaatttccagctcactcacagtggcGCTgcagattcaaacccaggactcGCTGCCCCAAATCCATCCTCCACTGTGCCCTGCTAGCACTGGGCCAACTGTACACAGGACACAGCAGGCCCGCCTCTGCCAGAAGGGGTGGATCCTTGCACTGGCTATTGAGAAAACTGAGTTCTAGCCCTTGCTCTGCCCTGATTTGCTGTGTGGACTTGGCTATATctctgccctctctgggccttgatTCTTGGTCCTGTTGGTCTGGGAAGCAGGGTGGAAGGGGTCCGAGGTGTAAACAGCATAGGCTTTGGAGTTTCACTGCCCAGAAGCCAGTGCTGGCTCCAGCACTTACTGTATGACTTGGGCACATCTCTCATCCTCTCTGgaccttaatttcctcatctgtaaactgagtCTGTTGTGAGGATTTAACAAGATCATACGTGTGAAGATCTGAGCACAGTGTCTGGCCATGGGAATAAATATGATCACCATTACCCTGAGACCCCCTCTGGTTCCTTGTTCCATAGGGACTTAGAAGACTCAGCAGAGGCTTTTGAGTCAATGGGAGCATCTAGAACGGAGGAGGTGCGAGTCTTGGGGTGGGGAGCAGATATAGGGCCATCCTCCACTCATCTGTGCTGAGCGAGGGGGCGGGACACAGCTGCTGGGCAGCAGGGGCCACTCCCTGGCTCAGAGGGCTTGCCACACCCTCCCTGGCAGGGCTGCCAGCCTAGCTACCTCACCCCCAGGTGCCCATGGAGAGAGAAGCAGGTAGGTATACAGTGGGGAGAGTGGAAGGGTAAAAAGGGGTGgaaaaggtagaaacaacaaAAGAGGGGTTAAGGGGTCACCTCTCCTACCCCAGACCTACCAGGCCTCTAGAGGCCCAAGAGGAGAGGAACcatcccccagcccagcccagataCAGCCTGTCCCCGTCACACAGCATAGGAGCACAGCGCCACCTGACCTGCCAAGCCTGTCAGGTACACACACACTTGTCCACGCCCCTCCAACACATGCTCATCACAGACCCACCTACCATGGAGGGCCACACTGCCTGTCACCAGGAAACTCCAGACCCTCACCTGTCCCCAGAGCACAGACTCCCACAACCATAGCATGGTACACACACatagcacacacacacgcaccacagACCCATCCACCAcaggacacacacatgcacatacacgttCCACATGCAGTGAAGCCCAGAGACATAGCAGACCTTCACCTGACCACAGTGCacatctccccacccccaatgCAACCTGACACCTAGGCTCCTCAGACCCCACAGGGAGAGACCCACCCACAACGGGACTcgctcacatgcacacacctagACCACTGAGTGACCACCCGAGCCAGGCACCCACTCAC
Above is a genomic segment from Chlorocebus sabaeus isolate Y175 chromosome 1, mChlSab1.0.hap1, whole genome shotgun sequence containing:
- the TMEM151A gene encoding transmembrane protein 151A, with amino-acid sequence MPEDGAGDGGEVPALIPDGEPLREEQRPLKQSLGSSLCRESHWKCLLLTLLIHACGAVVAWCRLATVPRLVLGPEAALARGAGGPPPTYPASPCSDGYLYIPLAFVSLLYLLYLAECWHCHVRSCQAPRTDAHTVLALIRRLQQAPPCVWWKATSYHYVRRTRQITRYRNGDAYTTTQVYHERADSRTARGEFDYSAHGVRDVSKELVGLAEHAATRLRFTKCFSFGSAEAEASYLTQRARFFSANEGLDDYLEAREGMHLKDVDFRESLMVFADPRSPPWYARAWVFWLVSAATLSWPLRVVAAYGTAHVHYQVEKLFGASSPPPGAVPSGPPLSRVATVDFTELEWHICSNRQLVPSYSEAVVMGAGSGAYLRGCQRCRRSVSSNSLPPARPSGPRLPFSRSRLSLGAGGRATPGVFRSLSGGPLGRRGEDTEPLESPPCYEDALYFPVLIVHGDSGCQGDGQGAL